Within the Thermodesulfobacteriota bacterium genome, the region AGGGCCCTGGCCACGGAAATGTTTGCGGACAGAATAAAAAGTCACCCATAATAAAAGAAAATATTCCAAGAGAGGAGCTGTTGTCATGCAAGAATGTGTCATTGTTGATGGCGTAAGAACACCCAACGGTAGAGCCCACGCGGAAAAAGGCTGGTTCAGGAAAAAACGTCCGGATGAGCTACTGACGGCCGCCTATGACGGTCTGTTTGCCCGTAACCAGCAGGTCAAACCCGAGGATGTGGATGCGGTTCTGGTCGGCTGCGCCAATCCATCCGGTATGCAGAACGATATCGGCCGGCTGGGCTGGCTGGCCGGAGGGTATCCGGACAGCGTTCCCAGCAACACCATTACCAACCAGTGCCCCTCCGGCATGTCCGCCACCATGCACGCCGCCCGGGCCATCATGACCGGTGAAGCCGACATCATGATTGCCGCCGGCGTCGAGGACATGGAAAAAGTGGCCATGGGCGCCAACATGGATTTCCCGCCCCGGCTGTTCAACCGCTACAACCTCATGGAATTCCCCATGGGCGCCACCGCGGAAAAAGTGGCCGAGCTGTATAAGATCGCCCGTGAGGACATGGACAACATGGCCGCCTGGTCAAACATCAAAGCCGCGGCCGCCCGCAATGCCGGCAAGTTCAAGAACGAGATCATCCCGGTCATGGGCGTTAACGATGCCGGTGAGGAATTCCTGGTGGAGCATGACCAGTGGATCCGCGACAAGGTCGACCGGGAAAAGATGAAGACCATGGCCTCCCCCTTCAAGCCGGGCGGAAACGTCACCGCGGCGACCTCCTCCCCGCTGACCCAGGGCGCCTGCTGCCTGCTGCTCATGAGCCGCAAGAAAGCCGATCAGCTGGGCTGCTCCTACACCTACAAATACAGCTACGGCGTTCTCGGCGGCTGCGATCCCTCCATCATGGGCGTGGCGCCGGTTCCGGCCGTTCAGAAACTGTTCAAGAGAACCGGCCTGTCCCCCAAGGATATCGGCGCGGTTGAATTAAACGAAGCCTTTGCCAGCCAGGCCCTGGCCTGCATCAGGGAGCTGAAGCTGGACAAGGACAACGCCCCCTTTGACAAGGTCAATGTCTGGGGCGGCGCCATCGCCCTGGGCCATCCCCTGGGAGAATCCGGGGCCCGTATCATCATCACCCTGCTTAATGTGCTGAAGACGGAATTCCCCAACGAGAAATACGGCCTGGCTTCCCTGTGCGGCGCCTTCGGCAACGGCGCGGCCCTGCTGGTCGAAAAAGTTTCGTAATCACCATCTGTAATTTGTAGGCAATAAAAGCCGGCCGGCGCGGAATCAGTACCGGCCGGCTTTTTGCTTTTCAACTTTGAGGAGAGCCCTGATGAACCGACTGGTTTTCATGCTGATACTGATCGTTGTTCCGCTGACCTGGATACAGACCGTCGCCTCCGTCCGCGCCGAGGAAACCGCTGATAACAGTTACCGGCTGGAAGACATGGTGGTCACCGCCACCCGACAGGAAACCTCCAGGCAGGACGTGGCGGCGAACATCACGGTGATCGACCGGGCGGCCATCGAGCGCATACCCGCGGCCACGGTCGGGGAAGTGCTTCAGTATATACCCGGCGTTTCCATGGAATTTGCCGGGGGGCCGGGGGCCCTGGCCACGACCCGGATCCAGGGGTCTGAAACCCGGCACGTGGCGGTCTATGTGGACGGCGTACCTCAAAACACGCTGGCCAACCCCCTGACGGACCTCAGCAGCCTGACGGTCGAGAACATCGAGCGGATCGAGGTTTACAAAGGCGCGGCCTCCTCGGCCTGGGGGTCGTCCCTGGGCGGGGTCATCAACATCATCACCAGAACGCCGGACCCGGGCAAAGCCATCGGGGCGGTTGCCCGATCCTCCTATGGCAAGGCCGACACCACCAAAAACTCGGTCCAGATCAGCGGCTCACCGGACCGGTTCGGGTATTTTCTGTCCGCGACCGGTAATCAGAGCGATGGATTCGAGGACCATTCCGCCTATGATCAGACCGCTTTCTATGGCAAGTTCAACTATGATCTCACGGATGCCAGCCGGGTGAATTTTGTCTGGAGCGACGATGACCTGCACAATGATGCGGCTTACGTCAGTTATCCGGATTTCTGGGACGACATCGACCAGGACCAGTCCTACCAGCGACTGCTTTTTGAAACCCGGTTCTCCGACCGGCTCGGCCTCTCGGTGGAAGGCCGCCATCATTATTATGACACCCACATCGAAGATGTTTACGCCGACCACCGGGAAATCTACAATGATTATGATGAAACCACCTGGGGCGGGAGCGCCAGGCTCAACTGGACCCCGAGCGAGGCCCATGACCTCAACCTGGGGTTCGACGGCGACTCCGGGCGGTTTGACTGGATCAATTACGCCGAAACATATTCCACCCGGAACTGGGCAACCTATGCCAACGACACCTTCACCCGGGACCAGTTCACGGTAAACGCCGGGCTGCGCTATGACGACAACCAGGATTTCGGGTCGGCCGTGAGCCCCGCGGCCGGGGTTGTCTATCGCCTGTTAAACGATCAGGCCCTGGTGCGGGCCCAGGTGGCCAGGGGATTTTCCGCGCCGCCCGCCGCCTGGGTCAAGGACCCCGTTTACGGCACCGAAGACCTGGACCCGGAAACCGCCACCAATTATCAGGTGGGCACGGAGTTTCGCTTCTGCCGGATCCTGCGGCTGGAAATCAACACCTTTTACGCGGACGTGGAAGACCTCATCCGGTATGTTCCGGACACCCGGAAATACGAAAATATCGATGAGGTCACCCGGAAGGGGCTGGAAAGCACCCTTTCCGCGGCCTTTGACTTCGGCCTGAGCCTGGCCGTTTCCGCAAGCTTTACCGACGTGGAGGATGAAACCACCCATAAGGAGGTGAAGGACATCCCCACGGATCAGTACCAGGTGTCCGCGCTTTACAACTGGCGGTGGATGACCCATTCCCTGCTCGGCAAATATATGGATTACAACTCCACCTTCCCGGAAACCAAAGACAGAAAATTCGTGTTCGACTATCTGTTCAAGGCCCGGCTGCCCCAAATCCGGTATCTGGATCAGGCGGAGGTGTTCTGCGCCGTCTACAACCTGTTTGACGCCACCACCATCTACCGGTACGACTGGCCCCAGCCGGACCGGTGGGCGGAGGCGGGGATCCGGCTGGCGTTGTAGTATCTGTCTGGATCACTCATTTTTCAAACGGGCATATTGCAACCAGTAAAAACCGTAATGAGAAAAGGAAAAAGGGTACTTCAAGGTAAACCGTTTGGACATGGCGTCGATATAGCGTTTCTGGAACAAAAAACTCCCCGGCTGCAGATCGGCGATCAGGCGATCAAACTCATGAGACAGGGCTTTCCGCTGTTCCAGGTCCCTGGCATCAAGGATCCGGCCGGCAAGGGCGGCCGTTTCCGGGGAATAAAAGACACGGGAATAGGACACGGCATTACCCAGGCCCCATAAATTGAGAACTACTTCCAAATTGCGAGGACTCGGGGTCAATTCCGTCTGTACGGCGTCGAAATCCGTGTTCATGAGTTGACGATGACTGAGGTCTTCCAGCGGTACGGCTTTTAAATGGACCCGAATGCCCACATCGTTCAGGCAGAGCTGGATGTACCGGGCGAGCTTAAGGTCGGTTTCGCTGCCGGAAGGCAGCAGCAGTTCAAACTCAAAAAGCGCTCCGTTTTTCATCAGGCAGCGGGCTTGCGGATCCATGGTCCAGCCCGCCTTTTTAAAGCAGCTCCAGGGCATGGGCCGGATCATAGGGCAGGGGCTTTAGATCCGGGTCGTGCCAGATAGACCCGTTGCCCATGGGGCCGGCAATCACCTCGGCCAGGCCGTTTAATATGTTTTGAACGATATAGTCCCGGTCAATGGCCTGGGTCAGGGCCCGTCGCACCATTGGGGTCTCAAACAAAGGATGGCGGGTGTTATACAGCAGGATCGTGTAATACGGGTAAAGTGCCTGCGAAAAATAAAACCGGTCGGTATACTGCTCAATGATTTTATAGTCTTTAAAGGTCAAGTTCCCGACCACATCGGTTTGGCCTTTGATCAAACGGATCCAGGACGCTTCGCGGTCGGGAATATAATACAACACCACCCGGTCAATGGCGGGACGGCCGTTGTAATAGTTCTCATTGGCCGAAAGGACCACCCGGCCGTCATCCGTCCGGCTCACAAATTTAAACGGGCCGGACCCGATGGGTGATTCATCCGGATTCAGGCTTGCCTGTCGAGCCGGAGAAGGGATAATTTCAATATCCCAGATGCTTTTTAAAAAAGACGGGTCATCCCTTTTCAAGCGGATTTCCAGCGCATAAGAATTAATTGCCTGCATGGTATCGATGATATTGCCCAGGCTTTTATCTCTATTTTCAATAGTCGACCGGATGGAAAATAAGGCGTCATCGGCTGTTACCGGTTCGCCATTGTGAAACCGGGCGTCGTCGCGCAACCGGATTCGCCAGGTAAAGGTCTTCGGATCATAGTCCCAGGCCGCGGCCAGGTCCGGTTCCAGTTCGCCTGCCGTGTTCTGGACGCAAAGGAAGCTGAAAATAAATGGAAAAACAAGCGTAGACCCGGAACAGCCGACCTTGTGTGGGTTAAATAAGCCGAAATCGCAGTCCACATCGATTCGCAGGATATTGCCGGGATCGCCGGTCGCGGGATGATTATCGGAATTTTCCTTTGAGGAGCAGGCCGTCAGGAGCAGGAGCGCCAGAAGCCATAAAAGATAAAATATCCGCCGGGGGAATGTCTTCACGATGAACCAGGGTCCTTTTTATATTAAAAGTATGCGTCCCAACGACCAAGGCGTTTACACCGCCGGCCTTTTCAAATCCACCAGGGTCGCCCCCCAGCCGCCGCCGGTCGGCTCGGCGTCCTGAAAGGCGGCCACCAGAGGGTTCCGTTTCAAGGCCGCCTGCACCTTTCGTTTCAGGGCGCCGGTGCCCTTGCCGTGAACGACCCGGACCTGATAAATGCGATGGTCAATACATTCTTTAAAATAATCCAGCAGCAGGTCTTCCACCTCTTCCGGACGGAAAGTGTGCAGGTCGATTTCATCCTGGATAGGAATTCTGACAGGACCGGTCATGACGGCTTGTTCTCCAGAAAAAGGTTTGATAAGAAAAAGAATAAGGGTACGCGACTACGGGTTCAAGGAAATTCTTTCAGGGGGCAGCATGGAAATATCGGAACTGTTCGCTTTTGCGGTCATCATTATCGGCGCTTACCTGGCCGGATCCATACCGTCCGGCGTGATTCTGACAAAAGTGTTTGCCGGCCAGGACATCCGCCAGCAGGGCAGCGGCAACATCGGCGCCACTAATGTGGCCCGGGTGGCCGGCATGCGGCTGGGTCTGCTGACCCTGGCGCTGGATATGCTCAAAGGCGGTGCGCCGGTCTATCTGGCCGGACGGTTCGGGCCGGGGACCGGCGAGGCGGCCATGACTCTGGCGGCCCTGGCGGCTGTCGGCGGCCATATGTATCCGGCGTATTCCGGATTCAAAGGCGGCGGCAAGGGCGTGGCCACGGCCGGCGGCTGCTTTCTGGTGCTGTCGCCCGCGTCCTGCCTGGCGGCTATCGGTGTGTTCGCGCTGGTTGCTTTTCTGACCCGCCGGGTGTCGGCCGGGTCTCTGGCCGCCGCTCTGTCTCTGCCGGTATGCGTCTGGTTTTTTTCCGGCCAGGCGGGTTTTGTGGCCGGCGCCGGCCTGGTCAGCCTGTTTGTCATTATCCGCCACCGGGAAAACATTGTCCGGCTGATCAGCGGGAAAGAATCGGCCTTCGCGTTCAAGCGGAATAAAAGCACGGACAAACCGTCGTAGGGGCGACCCGCCGGTCGCTTTGTATTACGCTCACCCCAGATTGCAGGGGCACATGGAATTATTGTTTTTCACCCAGAAAAGCCACCCCCCACCAGTTCACATGAGCAAACCACCAGGGAAAATATAGCCGCTGGATGTTATGAATACCGACATCAGCCATGCAGGCTTTTATGTATTCAGGTTGATAAACGGTGTTTTGCCAGGTTGCTCCGATGAACCGTCCCATCAGGCTGTCGCGCGTTGTAATGGCCAGCAGTTTGCCGCCCGGCCTCAATACGCGGCTGAACTCTTTAAACCCGTCTTCCACCCTGGGCAGGTATTCGATGGCCGCGGAAGTCATGACCAGATCAAACTCCCCGTCGGAGAAGGGCATGCCGCGCATATCCCCCATTTGCAGGGTCACTTTGTCCTCAAGGCCCAGGCGCCGCAACCGGTTACGCAGGGCACTGACCATCCCATCCGAGAAGTCCAGACCGGTAACGGTCAGGGAAACGGGGGCTTCGGTCAGAAGATTGATGGTTAAAAATCCCGTACCGATGCCGGCATCGAGAATACGCATGCCTTTCACCAGAGCCAGTCGGTGCTGATGACGCCGGACAAAATACTTCAGGGAAGACCGGTAGCCGGCAAGTTGAAAAAAGAACGAATAAAACCAGGGACCGGTTTTGTTAAAAAAAGACTGAATCGCCGGCGGTATGAGTTCTTTCGTCTGATGAGAATTGGTCATCGGTTGTTTCCTCTTAACAGATGGTAAGCGCTCATTGTTGCATGACGAGCCCGTTTTTTACCTGCCTTGGTATCAGGTCAGGGCTGACCAGATCAGACAGAGAAACCCGGCCAGGATAAACTGGCTCTCCACCAGAAATTCAAGCAGGGCGCCGCTCTGCAGCGAATGCTCCTTGTAGGCCGACAGGAGCAGAAAGCCGGTCACGGGCAGGATCAGCAGAACGTATCCCAGGCCGGAGACCACCTTGAACAGGGTGGCGAGCAGCAGCAGAACCAACAGGCCGGCCACGACATATTTCAAGAACCGCAGGGCCCGCTCCGCGCCCATGCGGATCGGGATGGTCTCCTTGCCGGCGATCCGGTCTCCCTGCATGTCGATGATGTCAAAAAAGGCCGACCGTACGAATACCAGTCCCGTGCACCACAGGGTCACCACCGCCGCGGAAAGATTGACCGATTTGGTTGCCGCCGCCGGAAAGGCGCAGACCGCGATCCCCCAGGCCGCCGATATCAGCAGGGTCTTGGATCCGGGAATGTCCTTGATGCGCCGGATCTTCAGAAAAGGGACCCCTTCCGGCACCAGGTAAATATTGTAGGAAAGCCCCAGCAGGCTCATGATCAGCAGCAGCAGAAAGGGAAACAGGCCCAGGGCCAGGGCCACCATCAGCCCCAGTCCGCCGGCGCAAATGGCCATGACCGCCAGAGTGAACATGTTTTTTTCATAAAACACCGCCCGGTAGGGATCATTGTAGCGGTCTTCCTCAATCCCGGTCAGGCGGTTCAAGGTGTGCATGGAAAAGATATACAGCATGGCGATAAATATGTGCGGCACAAAATGTTCGGCGTTTCGCAGAACCGAGGCGCAATAGCACAAAAACCCCGCGCCCACGGCCAGGTAGATGTTGGTCAACAGCAGCAGCCGCTGCAGCATGAAGAGGCGGCGGGCGACCGGGCCTTTGGACTGGTAGTGGGCGGCCTCCAGCTCCCGGTATATTTTTTTGATGATCCAGTTGGGTGTGGAGGCGCCGGCGGTGATGCCGATATGGCGCGCTCCGGACAGGGCCGGAAAATCAATGTCCTGGCTGGTTTCCACATGATAAACCGGCTTGCCGCTCTGCCTGGAAATCTGGGCCAGCCGCTGGGTATTGCCGCTGTTCTGTCCGCCCACCACGATGACGGCGTCCACGGAGTCGGCCAGTCGTTTGACTTCCGCCTGCCGGTCCCGGGTGGAGGGGCAGATGGTATTGAACACCTTGTAATGGGGCCGGATCTCGGCGGCCCAGGCCGTGACTTCCTCGAACAGGGACACGCTCTGGGTGGTCTGGGCCACGATAATGGCCTTGTCAAAGGCCGGCAGGGCTTTCAGTTTTTCCAGGGAATTGACGGCATATCCGTTGTTTCCGGCAAAACCGAGCAGGCCGATCACCTCGGGATGATCCTCATCCCCGATAATAATACTGGCATAGCCCTGATCGGCATATTTGCGGATGATGGTCTGGACCCGGATGACCCGGGGGCAGGTGGCGTCAATGACCGTGTACCCGGCTTTTTCCAGGGCCGCGATGGTTTCCGGGGGCACGCCGTGGGCCCGGATGAGCATAATGCCCGAGCCGTGTTCCGGGATGGTTTCCATTACGGAAATGCGCTTTTCGGCCAGAAGGGCGAGCACCTGGGGATTGTGAATGAGGGGACCGAAGGTCTGGATGGGGCCGCTGTATTTGTTGGCCGCGTCCAGGACCATGTCAACGGCCCGGCGAACCCCCATGCAAAAACCGGATGTTTTTGCGATTGAGACTTTCATGGATGACCGGAACAGAGATCGAATTAGGGGTTTTCTTTCAGGAAAATCTTATGATCAACCAGGGAGAGGGCGTGAATATGGGCTTTCAAAAACTTCTGTTCGCCGAAGATGCTGATCAGCTTGACGCCGCCCTCATCCGGCTCCACCAGATCGACCGACTCCATGACCAGTTCGTCTCCTGTTTCTTTTTTTATATAGGCGTTGGCTTCACACATGATGACTACTCCTCACGGCAAAAAGTCTTTAAATGTTTTTCCACCAGATCGTCCAGCAGGTGCGGCAGCGGGTCGGCGCTCAGCCCGACGATCTCCATGTTTTCCTGGGAAAGGGGGATCAGCAGTTTTTTTGCCCGGCATCCGGCCACGGCCTCGGCCATTTTCGGGGTCACCTCGCCCATCATGGCGTGAGCCATGATGATGCCGAAGGGGCCGACGACCACATCCGCCTCCAAAACGGTCCGGACGATGGCGTTCTCTCCCGAGGCCCCGCGATTGGCCCTGGCTTTGAGCATCTGGGCCGTGGCAATAGCGTTGGTGCCCAGGGCGATCACTTCCACGGATTCGCCGAAAGCGGCTTTCAACCGCTTGATAATGGCGGCGCCGATGCCGCCGCCCTGCCCGTCTATCACGCAGATTCGTTTCATGTGGCCACTGTAGCTTACCAACTGCCGGATATCAAATGAAAAAAGGCCGCGAAAACTATAGCGAACCGTCCAGCTCCTCGGCGACCGATTTCCTGCAGACCCGGCAGGTTTGGGCGCCGCGGAAGAGGGGGGTGCCGCAGCTGGAACAGTGATAGCGCTCGCATTCTCCCCGGGCCCATTCAACGCTTCCCTGTTCATCACCGTGCTCGGCGACATGAGCCCGCCAGAGCGGGATAGCCCGTTTCATAACCCGCCTTCCGGTAGCCAGACTGAAGCTGTCGATTCTCTGGCAAGGCCAGTCAGCGCATTGATGGCAGGAGTAATAACCCTTGCTTTGAACGCATTCGCGTATCGGACAGGCGGTGCAGTATTTATAAAGTTTTCCCGCGGGCTCCTTCTGCATACAGCCCAGGCACTCGGTTTCCCTGGGGTCGGTCCCGTAAAGGCCGCCCAAAGCGGCCTTGAATTTTTCATTGTTGTCGCGGGTGGCAATATAGACGCCGCACACGCCGCAATATAATCCGCAAGGCGCCATCAATTCTTTTTTCCGGATTTCCTCTTCAGTCCAACCTTCCATCTGTAAACTCCTTTTCCATTTTTAAAAGTATACCATACCATCTGATGATGAAATCGCAAAAAGTCATTACATCGTCATTCCGGCGAACGCCGGAAGCCAGAACCACCTGATTTCACTGGACCCCGGCTTTCGCCGGGGTGACGAAACGATGGAAAGGCGTTTCATCCGGATTATTATTCAGGCAGCACGGATATTTTTCTGGAAATCCAGGAAGCAGACTCGGGGCTGCAAGCTTTTCAGACATTTACGCCGTCGTTTGATGAGATTTTTGACTGGTTGTGGCGCAACTATTCAAGTGTGGGGTCACCGAAATCGGGAAGAATCGAAAACTTAACGCTGGAAGTTCCCCTGACGGCTGACCAGGCAAGACGAGGCGGTAACACCAGAATCATGGTACCGGTAATGGCGGTCTGTCCGACTTGTGGCGGAAACGGCGGGGTTGGTCCTTATGTGTGTGTCCGATGCGCCGGCGAAGGGGCGATAACCGGAGAGATGCCGGTATCCATCGCTTTTCCGGCGGGGCTGACCGGATCACACGCCGTAAGAGTCCCCCTGGAACGCTTCGGCATTAAAAACATTCATCTGACGGTAATGTTCAAAACCACGGGTACACGGTAGGGGCGGTTTCCGGCAAGAGCTATTGTCAAGCCGCCACCAAGCCGGAAAAATTCATCCGGGCGCAACGAAACGTCAGGTGGGTGGCGTTATAAACGATTTGCGGCGAAAAACGGTTTTCAGCCCTGTCGAAACATATACCGTCAGCAGCATTATTGTTGACAGCGTCAGAATGGACATCGATAAAATTATTAGTCTTAGTTGCATCATTTATTGTCTGTTTACCTCATAATCTACAAAACCAATCCGTTGAATCCCGTTCCCTGGTAACCATGGCCATAAACAAAGGCGGCCGCCGGGGTTTCCTGAAAAACATTGTTGCAATAAAAGCAAGAACCAGGCCGACAATCATGGTTTTATACAAAAACGGAACCGATTATTGAATGTTGTGTAAAAACAGACAGATGAAATTTAGCCACGGTGTTTATCGACAATAATTCTGTCTGGATTCATGTAGAATCAGGATTAAAATTACGAAAATTGTTCACAAAAAACGGACTTCGTCCTAATAAAACGGACAGAGGGGTATCTTTGCCGTCCCGCCTTTTAATCTCCATCGGAATTTACACGCGAGTTTTTCTGACCCCTTGACCCCTCGGTCCCCTGAATCCTTGGCGTCAACCAAGCTGGAAAAAACCTAAAAATTAAGCCAGCCCCAGCTCTCGTTTAAACCGATCGAATATATCCACCGCCGCCACGGCCGACTCGCCGAAAGCGTCCACGCCCATTTCATCGGCCAGTTGCTGGGAGCAGCAGGCCCCGCCGATGGCGATTTTGACTTTATTCCGGAGGCCTCTGGCGGTAAGCAGAGCGACCACTTCCTTTATGGCCGGCACCATGGTGGTCAGGAGGACGGACAGC harbors:
- a CDS encoding thiolase family protein, translated to MQECVIVDGVRTPNGRAHAEKGWFRKKRPDELLTAAYDGLFARNQQVKPEDVDAVLVGCANPSGMQNDIGRLGWLAGGYPDSVPSNTITNQCPSGMSATMHAARAIMTGEADIMIAAGVEDMEKVAMGANMDFPPRLFNRYNLMEFPMGATAEKVAELYKIAREDMDNMAAWSNIKAAAARNAGKFKNEIIPVMGVNDAGEEFLVEHDQWIRDKVDREKMKTMASPFKPGGNVTAATSSPLTQGACCLLLMSRKKADQLGCSYTYKYSYGVLGGCDPSIMGVAPVPAVQKLFKRTGLSPKDIGAVELNEAFASQALACIRELKLDKDNAPFDKVNVWGGAIALGHPLGESGARIIITLLNVLKTEFPNEKYGLASLCGAFGNGAALLVEKVS
- a CDS encoding TonB-dependent receptor — its product is MNRLVFMLILIVVPLTWIQTVASVRAEETADNSYRLEDMVVTATRQETSRQDVAANITVIDRAAIERIPAATVGEVLQYIPGVSMEFAGGPGALATTRIQGSETRHVAVYVDGVPQNTLANPLTDLSSLTVENIERIEVYKGAASSAWGSSLGGVINIITRTPDPGKAIGAVARSSYGKADTTKNSVQISGSPDRFGYFLSATGNQSDGFEDHSAYDQTAFYGKFNYDLTDASRVNFVWSDDDLHNDAAYVSYPDFWDDIDQDQSYQRLLFETRFSDRLGLSVEGRHHYYDTHIEDVYADHREIYNDYDETTWGGSARLNWTPSEAHDLNLGFDGDSGRFDWINYAETYSTRNWATYANDTFTRDQFTVNAGLRYDDNQDFGSAVSPAAGVVYRLLNDQALVRAQVARGFSAPPAAWVKDPVYGTEDLDPETATNYQVGTEFRFCRILRLEINTFYADVEDLIRYVPDTRKYENIDEVTRKGLESTLSAAFDFGLSLAVSASFTDVEDETTHKEVKDIPTDQYQVSALYNWRWMTHSLLGKYMDYNSTFPETKDRKFVFDYLFKARLPQIRYLDQAEVFCAVYNLFDATTIYRYDWPQPDRWAEAGIRLAL
- a CDS encoding ABC transporter substrate-binding protein, which codes for MKTFPRRIFYLLWLLALLLLTACSSKENSDNHPATGDPGNILRIDVDCDFGLFNPHKVGCSGSTLVFPFIFSFLCVQNTAGELEPDLAAAWDYDPKTFTWRIRLRDDARFHNGEPVTADDALFSIRSTIENRDKSLGNIIDTMQAINSYALEIRLKRDDPSFLKSIWDIEIIPSPARQASLNPDESPIGSGPFKFVSRTDDGRVVLSANENYYNGRPAIDRVVLYYIPDREASWIRLIKGQTDVVGNLTFKDYKIIEQYTDRFYFSQALYPYYTILLYNTRHPLFETPMVRRALTQAIDRDYIVQNILNGLAEVIAGPMGNGSIWHDPDLKPLPYDPAHALELL
- a CDS encoding Smr/MutS family protein, producing the protein MTGPVRIPIQDEIDLHTFRPEEVEDLLLDYFKECIDHRIYQVRVVHGKGTGALKRKVQAALKRNPLVAAFQDAEPTGGGWGATLVDLKRPAV
- the plsY gene encoding glycerol-3-phosphate 1-O-acyltransferase PlsY, whose translation is MEISELFAFAVIIIGAYLAGSIPSGVILTKVFAGQDIRQQGSGNIGATNVARVAGMRLGLLTLALDMLKGGAPVYLAGRFGPGTGEAAMTLAALAAVGGHMYPAYSGFKGGGKGVATAGGCFLVLSPASCLAAIGVFALVAFLTRRVSAGSLAAALSLPVCVWFFSGQAGFVAGAGLVSLFVIIRHRENIVRLISGKESAFAFKRNKSTDKPS
- a CDS encoding class I SAM-dependent methyltransferase, with translation MTNSHQTKELIPPAIQSFFNKTGPWFYSFFFQLAGYRSSLKYFVRRHQHRLALVKGMRILDAGIGTGFLTINLLTEAPVSLTVTGLDFSDGMVSALRNRLRRLGLEDKVTLQMGDMRGMPFSDGEFDLVMTSAAIEYLPRVEDGFKEFSRVLRPGGKLLAITTRDSLMGRFIGATWQNTVYQPEYIKACMADVGIHNIQRLYFPWWFAHVNWWGVAFLGEKQ
- the ispH gene encoding 4-hydroxy-3-methylbut-2-enyl diphosphate reductase, coding for MKVSIAKTSGFCMGVRRAVDMVLDAANKYSGPIQTFGPLIHNPQVLALLAEKRISVMETIPEHGSGIMLIRAHGVPPETIAALEKAGYTVIDATCPRVIRVQTIIRKYADQGYASIIIGDEDHPEVIGLLGFAGNNGYAVNSLEKLKALPAFDKAIIVAQTTQSVSLFEEVTAWAAEIRPHYKVFNTICPSTRDRQAEVKRLADSVDAVIVVGGQNSGNTQRLAQISRQSGKPVYHVETSQDIDFPALSGARHIGITAGASTPNWIIKKIYRELEAAHYQSKGPVARRLFMLQRLLLLTNIYLAVGAGFLCYCASVLRNAEHFVPHIFIAMLYIFSMHTLNRLTGIEEDRYNDPYRAVFYEKNMFTLAVMAICAGGLGLMVALALGLFPFLLLLIMSLLGLSYNIYLVPEGVPFLKIRRIKDIPGSKTLLISAAWGIAVCAFPAAATKSVNLSAAVVTLWCTGLVFVRSAFFDIIDMQGDRIAGKETIPIRMGAERALRFLKYVVAGLLVLLLLATLFKVVSGLGYVLLILPVTGFLLLSAYKEHSLQSGALLEFLVESQFILAGFLCLIWSALT
- a CDS encoding CooT family nickel-binding protein: MCEANAYIKKETGDELVMESVDLVEPDEGGVKLISIFGEQKFLKAHIHALSLVDHKIFLKENP
- a CDS encoding DUF3842 family protein, which produces MKRICVIDGQGGGIGAAIIKRLKAAFGESVEVIALGTNAIATAQMLKARANRGASGENAIVRTVLEADVVVGPFGIIMAHAMMGEVTPKMAEAVAGCRAKKLLIPLSQENMEIVGLSADPLPHLLDDLVEKHLKTFCREE
- a CDS encoding DUF3795 domain-containing protein, with amino-acid sequence MEGWTEEEIRKKELMAPCGLYCGVCGVYIATRDNNEKFKAALGGLYGTDPRETECLGCMQKEPAGKLYKYCTACPIRECVQSKGYYSCHQCADWPCQRIDSFSLATGRRVMKRAIPLWRAHVAEHGDEQGSVEWARGECERYHCSSCGTPLFRGAQTCRVCRKSVAEELDGSL